One genomic window of Tachypleus tridentatus isolate NWPU-2018 chromosome 12, ASM421037v1, whole genome shotgun sequence includes the following:
- the LOC143235211 gene encoding protein FAM200C-like isoform X1, protein MTCNAQLSNFNLAPAKLRERSLKLHGDGKYKNTTLAEFKVKIARFDEKAPLPVLGFIPINKLILTTSYEVAYVIAKQGKPHTIGEALVQPAMLKIANIMLGKAAKNTLSQIPLSNHTISSKIDDMSDDIWAQVVADLISSPAKFSLQLDETTDVSNLSQLVFMRYMKNEIKDFLFCKPLTTTTKAADMKKLADDFFRDNNLLWDMVSAVCLDGAPVMLEQNSGFGALVKVYAPHIIVTHCVLHRHALATKTLPSKLAEVLTIVVECVNFVRNSALKHHIFKVLCNKMGSEFEVLLYHSNIVVIPGKGAESCFCHECGIIPVFARAPTLSCRLLQKI, encoded by the coding sequence ATGACTTGCAATGCCCAGTTGAGCAATTTTAATCttgcaccggcaaaactaagagaacgctccctaaagctgcatggagatgggaaatacaagaacacaactcttgctgaattcaaggtaaagatagccaggtttgatgaaaaggctcctttgcctgttctcggctttatACCCATCAACAAATTGATTCTCACAACATCGTACGAAGTTGCATACGTGattgcaaagcagggcaaaccacacaccattggtgaagcccTCGTACAACCAGCTATGTTGAAGATAgcaaatatcatgctgggaaaagctgctaaAAATacgttatcccaaattcctctttcaaatcacaccatcagcagcaaaatagatgacatgagcgatgacatctgggctcaagtagttgcagatctaaTTTCAAgtccagcaaaattcagccttcaacttgACGAGACCACCGatgtttccaatctaagccagcttgtatTCATGCGCTATATGAAGaacgagataaaagattttttattttgtaagcctcttacaacaacaaccaaGGCAGCCGACATGAAGAAACTTgcggatgacttcttcagagacaacaatcttttgtgggatatggtttctgcagtttgtttggatGGAGCTCCAGTCATGTTGGAacaaaactctggttttggtgcgctggtgaaagtctatgcaccacacatcattgtaacacactgtgttctgcacaggcatgcactggcaacaaaaaccttgccttcaaaactggcagaagtattaacaattgtagtggaatgtgtgaactttgtgcgaaatagtgccttGAAGCATCACATCTTCAAAGTGCTGTGTAAtaaaatgggctctgaatttgaggtacttctgtaccattctaacattGTGGTTATCccagggaaaggtgctgaatcgtgtttttgtcaTGAGTGCGGAATTatccctgtttttgcgagagcaccaacattgtcatgcagattgcttcaaaaaatctga
- the LOC143235211 gene encoding uncharacterized protein LOC143235211 isoform X3, with amino-acid sequence MVQSSVSTPLSELDSSPAHSVSLTKFPQLTVPSPFATSSSALSVLMPQSPYQAVPSSLVSSDSSLAMSPSSTVLSEVSYNDSMILDLDKNLDIDDFEESELEMLGISEKHVEHSSTYNQQSNQIMNQSVTRCIIKAPTPTDAVEFHNPERDFELTDWLDAMMLPTSLMIPFTSETKVSNTQPNCGRSNDRDPLLSNIKTSYDPFEQLSADDKMAMTLQS; translated from the coding sequence ATGGTGCAGTCTTCTGTTTCAACTCCTCTCAGTGAATTGGATTCCAGCCCAGCTCACTCTGTGTCCCTTACTAAATTTCCCCAACTAACTGTTCCATCTCCATTTGCTACCTCTAGTTCAGCTCTTTCTGTGCTTATGCCTCAATCTCCTTACCAAGCTGTCCCATCTTCTCTTGTTTCTTCTGATTCCAGTTTAGCCATGAGCCCATCATCTACTGTTCTAAGTGAAGTAAGCTATAATGACTCTATGATTCTAGACCTTGATAAGAACTTGGACATAGATGATTTTGAAGAAAGTGAACTTGAAATGTTGGGTATTAGTGAGAAGCATGTGGAGCATAGCAGTACTTATAACCAGCAATCAAACCAAATTATGAACCAGTCTGTTACAAGGTGCATTATAAAAGCTCCAACTCCTACTGATGCTGTAGAATTTCATAACCCAGAAAGGGACTTTGAACTCACAGATTGGCTGGATGCCATGATGCTTCCCACAAGTCTGATGATTCCCTTtactagtgaaacaaaagtgaGCAACACTCAGCCCAACTGTGGTAGATCTAATGACCGTGACCCACTTCTTTCTAACATAAAAACTTCTTATGATCCTTTTGAACAATTATCTGCAGACGATAAAATGGCTATGACACTTCAGAGTTAG
- the LOC143235211 gene encoding uncharacterized protein LOC143235211 isoform X2, translating to MYSELPISAAQESEPQDVIKSWQTAFSVVTPVTFTSPFLTSSVSSSLPIHETLMVQSSVSTPLSELDSSPAHSVSLTKFPQLTVPSPFATSSSALSVLMPQSPYQAVPSSLVSSDSSLAMSPSSTVLSEVSYNDSMILDLDKNLDIDDFEESELEMLGISEKHVEHSSTYNQQSNQIMNQSVTRCIIKAPTPTDAVEFHNPERDFELTDWLDAMMLPTSLMIPFTSETKVSNTQPNCGRSNDRDPLLSNIKTSYDPFEQLSADDKMAMTLQS from the coding sequence ATCAGAACCTCAAGATGTAATCAAGTCTTGGCAAACAGCTTTCTCAGTGGTTACACCAGTAACATTCACATCACCATTTCTAACATCATCTGTATCTTCATCTCTGCCAATTCATGAAACTCTTATGGTGCAGTCTTCTGTTTCAACTCCTCTCAGTGAATTGGATTCCAGCCCAGCTCACTCTGTGTCCCTTACTAAATTTCCCCAACTAACTGTTCCATCTCCATTTGCTACCTCTAGTTCAGCTCTTTCTGTGCTTATGCCTCAATCTCCTTACCAAGCTGTCCCATCTTCTCTTGTTTCTTCTGATTCCAGTTTAGCCATGAGCCCATCATCTACTGTTCTAAGTGAAGTAAGCTATAATGACTCTATGATTCTAGACCTTGATAAGAACTTGGACATAGATGATTTTGAAGAAAGTGAACTTGAAATGTTGGGTATTAGTGAGAAGCATGTGGAGCATAGCAGTACTTATAACCAGCAATCAAACCAAATTATGAACCAGTCTGTTACAAGGTGCATTATAAAAGCTCCAACTCCTACTGATGCTGTAGAATTTCATAACCCAGAAAGGGACTTTGAACTCACAGATTGGCTGGATGCCATGATGCTTCCCACAAGTCTGATGATTCCCTTtactagtgaaacaaaagtgaGCAACACTCAGCCCAACTGTGGTAGATCTAATGACCGTGACCCACTTCTTTCTAACATAAAAACTTCTTATGATCCTTTTGAACAATTATCTGCAGACGATAAAATGGCTATGACACTTCAGAGTTAG